The proteins below come from a single bacterium genomic window:
- a CDS encoding tetratricopeptide repeat protein yields MVSAPRLRAALAAALLAATGAAPGLCATASEANEAGAALFGSGRPREAIARFEEALALDPGSSAIRHNLAAALAAAGHEELQAGNLDEARARLERAADLAPGEASVQLLLGVVFFRRGDLYEARQRVDRALEIAPGMAEARELSGDLLYQEGSLQRARREWEAALAGAGPRQHAVRAKLDRLDREQPAEDGFGRDVSRHFTLQFDGPVPPEIARTALRLLEEAYGRIWREFSRPPQHDVPVILYSRELFSEVTRSPAWVAGSYDGKIRVPVGGLATAADAEALGPILAHELTHAFVRANVPGSLPLWFEEGLAGHFQGVTAEAALQTLRAHHRRFARLDEVSAALRAGADIAAAYAAAALAVAEMVRLDGFWLPRRTLEAVGAGAAFPEAFRRNAGMGLDEFEERWARLQG; encoded by the coding sequence ATGGTGTCCGCCCCCCGCCTGCGCGCCGCCCTCGCCGCCGCGCTGCTCGCGGCCACCGGGGCCGCCCCGGGCCTCTGCGCCACCGCTTCCGAGGCCAACGAGGCGGGGGCTGCGCTCTTCGGCTCGGGCCGTCCCCGGGAGGCGATCGCCAGGTTCGAGGAGGCGCTCGCCCTGGACCCCGGGTCCTCCGCGATCCGCCACAACCTCGCGGCGGCGCTCGCCGCGGCCGGCCACGAGGAGCTGCAGGCGGGCAATCTCGACGAGGCCCGGGCGCGCCTCGAGCGCGCCGCGGACCTCGCCCCCGGCGAGGCGTCCGTGCAGTTGCTGCTCGGCGTCGTGTTCTTCCGCCGCGGCGACCTCTACGAGGCGCGCCAGCGGGTCGACCGCGCGCTGGAGATTGCGCCGGGGATGGCCGAGGCGCGGGAGCTCTCCGGCGACCTGCTCTACCAGGAGGGCTCGCTCCAGCGCGCGCGTCGCGAGTGGGAGGCCGCGCTCGCGGGCGCCGGACCCCGGCAGCACGCCGTCCGCGCGAAGCTCGACCGCCTCGACCGCGAGCAGCCGGCCGAGGACGGCTTCGGGCGCGATGTCAGCCGGCACTTCACGCTGCAGTTCGACGGGCCCGTGCCGCCCGAGATCGCCCGCACCGCGCTGCGCCTGCTGGAGGAGGCGTACGGCCGGATCTGGCGGGAGTTCTCCCGGCCGCCCCAGCACGACGTCCCGGTGATCCTGTACTCCCGGGAGCTCTTCAGCGAAGTCACGCGCAGCCCCGCCTGGGTGGCCGGCTCCTACGACGGGAAGATCCGCGTGCCCGTCGGCGGGCTCGCCACGGCGGCTGACGCCGAGGCCCTCGGGCCGATCCTCGCGCACGAACTGACGCACGCCTTCGTCCGCGCGAACGTGCCCGGGTCCCTCCCCCTCTGGTTCGAGGAGGGCCTGGCCGGGCACTTCCAGGGGGTGACGGCGGAGGCCGCGCTGCAGACGCTGCGCGCCCACCACCGCCGCTTCGCCCGCCTCGACGAGGTGAGCGCGGCGCTCCGCGCCGGCGCGGACATCGCCGCCGCCTACGCGGCCGCGGCCCTGGCGGTCGCGGAGATGGTCCGGCTTGACGGCTTCTGGCTGCCGCGGCGGACCCTCGAGGCCGTCGGCGCGGGCGCGGCGTTCCCCGAGGCCTTCCGCCGGAACGCCGGCATGGGGCTCGACGAGTTCGAGGAGCGCTGGGCGCGCCTGCAGGGCTGA
- a CDS encoding ROK family protein — MGESGGVAGEFVVGMDLGGTNLRVAAIDRAGGVEALHREPTAARQGPDALVERIIAAVRAVVAQVEAGGGRVLGVMLGAPGIIAAAEGVVVSSPNLPGWRDVPLRERVGAALGMRVALENDANAAAYGEHWRGAGQGCSSMALLTLGTGVGGGLVLGGALWRGADGMAGEIGHITVDAAGRTCRCGNAGCLETYASATAIVDRYRELSGAEEAVSAELVHARALEGDANARQAYREAGRALGIAFATLVNLLNPERIVIGGGVLPAWDLFMPHAEQELRRRAFAAPATRVGFARAALGELAGVTGAGGLLWREIECT, encoded by the coding sequence ATGGGGGAGAGCGGGGGCGTGGCGGGCGAGTTCGTCGTCGGGATGGACCTCGGGGGCACGAACCTCCGGGTCGCGGCCATCGACCGCGCCGGCGGCGTCGAGGCGCTCCACCGCGAGCCGACCGCGGCCCGGCAGGGCCCGGACGCGCTCGTCGAGCGCATCATCGCCGCGGTGCGCGCCGTCGTCGCGCAGGTCGAGGCGGGGGGCGGGCGCGTGCTCGGCGTCATGCTCGGCGCGCCGGGGATCATCGCGGCCGCCGAGGGTGTCGTCGTCTCCTCGCCGAACCTGCCGGGGTGGCGCGACGTGCCGTTGCGGGAGCGCGTCGGCGCGGCGCTCGGGATGCGCGTCGCGCTCGAGAACGACGCGAACGCCGCCGCGTACGGGGAGCACTGGCGCGGCGCGGGCCAGGGGTGCTCGAGCATGGCGCTGCTGACGCTCGGCACCGGCGTCGGCGGCGGGCTGGTGCTCGGCGGCGCGCTCTGGCGCGGGGCCGACGGCATGGCGGGGGAGATCGGCCACATCACCGTCGACGCCGCCGGAAGGACCTGCCGCTGCGGCAACGCCGGGTGCCTCGAGACGTACGCCTCGGCGACGGCGATCGTCGATCGGTACCGCGAGCTCTCGGGCGCCGAGGAGGCCGTCAGCGCGGAGCTGGTGCACGCCCGGGCGCTCGAGGGCGACGCCAACGCGCGGCAGGCGTACCGCGAGGCGGGGCGGGCGCTGGGCATCGCGTTCGCCACGCTCGTGAACCTGCTCAACCCGGAGCGGATCGTGATCGGCGGCGGGGTGCTGCCCGCCTGGGACCTGTTCATGCCGCACGCCGAGCAGGAGCTGCGCCGGCGCGCCTTCGCGGCGCCCGCGACGCGGGTCGGCTTCGCGCGCGCGGCGCTCGGCGAGCTCGCGGGCGTCACCGGGGCGGGCGGCCTGCTCTGGCGCGAGATCGAATGCACCTGA
- a CDS encoding NDP-sugar synthase, with translation MWAIILAGGKGTRLRPLTLARPKPVVPLANRPFLAYQLEALRAAGIRRAVLSLSYRPEAVQAAIRGFSPRGLALSYTVEDEPLGTGGAVRYAAAGRTGTLVVLNGDVLSTVDLGAVLAFHRARRAQATIVLTPVEDPTAYGLVQLGRDGRVQGFLEKPSWDEVSTNTVNAGVYVLETELLRHFPAGHCSIERDFFPRLVQERVPFYGFVHGGYWLDIGTSEKYLQAHRDLLEQPERRHRGYRRRGSGLWLGAGVVTGERLLAMGRALIGPGTTCGDGVQLHKAVAVGSGCRIGSRAVLENCVLWDGVEVGEGARLKGCVLGDGVSVGANTSLAGLVLGDGARVPEYSRVHAVGRGD, from the coding sequence ATGTGGGCGATCATCCTCGCCGGGGGAAAGGGGACGCGGCTGCGGCCCCTGACCCTGGCGCGGCCGAAGCCGGTCGTGCCGCTGGCGAACCGGCCGTTCCTCGCCTACCAGCTCGAGGCGTTGCGTGCGGCGGGCATCCGCCGCGCCGTGCTCAGCCTCTCCTATCGGCCGGAGGCCGTGCAGGCCGCGATCCGGGGCTTCTCGCCGCGGGGCCTGGCCCTTTCGTACACCGTCGAGGACGAGCCCCTCGGCACGGGCGGGGCGGTGCGCTACGCCGCCGCGGGGCGGACGGGGACGCTGGTCGTGCTCAACGGGGACGTGCTGAGCACGGTCGACCTCGGCGCCGTTCTCGCCTTCCACCGCGCGCGGCGGGCCCAGGCGACCATCGTGCTCACCCCGGTGGAGGACCCGACGGCCTACGGCCTCGTGCAGCTCGGCCGCGATGGCCGCGTGCAGGGCTTTCTCGAGAAACCGAGCTGGGATGAGGTCAGCACGAACACGGTCAACGCCGGCGTCTACGTCCTGGAAACGGAGCTGCTGCGCCACTTCCCGGCGGGGCACTGCTCGATCGAGCGCGACTTCTTCCCGCGGCTCGTGCAGGAGCGGGTCCCGTTCTACGGCTTCGTGCACGGCGGCTACTGGCTGGACATCGGCACCTCGGAGAAGTACCTGCAGGCGCACCGCGACCTGCTCGAGCAGCCGGAGCGGCGCCACCGCGGCTACCGCCGGCGCGGCAGCGGCCTGTGGCTGGGCGCCGGGGTCGTCACGGGCGAGCGGCTGCTGGCGATGGGCCGCGCGCTCATCGGCCCCGGCACCACGTGCGGGGACGGGGTGCAGCTGCACAAGGCCGTGGCGGTCGGCAGCGGCTGCCGCATCGGCTCGCGCGCGGTGCTCGAGAACTGCGTGCTCTGGGACGGCGTCGAGGTCGGCGAAGGCGCGCGGCTCAAGGGCTGCGTGCTCGGCGACGGGGTGAGCGTCGGCGCCAACACGAGCCTGGCCGGGCTCGTGCTCGGCGACGGCGCGCGCGTGCCGGAATACAGCCGCGTGCACGCCGTCGGCCGCGGAGACTAG
- a CDS encoding rod shape-determining protein, translating into MVFNAIWGMFSNDLSIDLGTANTLVYQKGKGIVMDEPSVVAVHKDTNRVLAVGKEAKNMLGRTPGSIVAIRPMRDGVIANFEITEAMLRYFIQKVHNRKTLVRPRIVVSVPSGITQVEKRAVKDSAQSAGAREVYLVEEPMAAAIGAGMPILEPSGNMIVDIGGGTTEVAVISLSGIVYSKSIRIAGDEMDEAIVNYVKRKYNLLIGERTAEQIKIEVGSAFPLEAKQSVEIKGRDLVAGIPRTQRISDDEVREAMLEPVNAIVDSIRIALERTPPELAADIVDKGIVLAGGGALLRGLDALIREETGLPITIAEDPLTCVVRGTGKVLDELDLLRQIQIA; encoded by the coding sequence ATGGTCTTCAACGCGATCTGGGGGATGTTCTCCAACGACCTCTCCATCGACCTCGGCACGGCGAACACCCTCGTCTACCAGAAGGGCAAGGGCATCGTCATGGACGAGCCCTCGGTGGTCGCCGTCCACAAGGACACGAACCGTGTGCTGGCCGTCGGCAAGGAGGCGAAGAACATGCTCGGGCGCACCCCCGGGAGCATCGTCGCGATCCGGCCGATGCGCGACGGCGTGATCGCCAACTTCGAGATCACCGAGGCCATGCTGCGCTACTTCATCCAGAAGGTGCACAACCGCAAGACCCTCGTGCGCCCCCGGATCGTGGTCAGCGTCCCGTCGGGGATCACGCAGGTCGAGAAGCGCGCCGTCAAGGATTCGGCGCAGTCCGCGGGGGCGCGCGAGGTCTACCTCGTCGAGGAGCCGATGGCGGCGGCGATCGGCGCCGGCATGCCGATCCTGGAGCCGTCGGGGAACATGATCGTGGACATCGGCGGGGGCACCACGGAGGTCGCGGTGATCTCGCTCTCGGGGATCGTCTACTCCAAGTCGATCCGCATCGCCGGCGACGAGATGGACGAGGCGATCGTCAACTACGTCAAGCGCAAGTACAACCTGCTCATCGGCGAGCGCACCGCCGAGCAGATCAAGATCGAGGTCGGCTCGGCGTTCCCGCTGGAGGCCAAGCAGAGCGTGGAGATCAAGGGGCGCGACCTCGTGGCGGGGATCCCGCGCACGCAGCGGATCTCCGACGACGAGGTGCGCGAGGCCATGCTCGAGCCGGTGAACGCCATCGTGGACAGCATCAGGATCGCCCTGGAGCGCACGCCGCCGGAGCTGGCCGCGGACATCGTGGACAAGGGCATCGTGCTCGCCGGCGGCGGCGCGCTGCTGCGGGGCCTCGACGCGCTCATCCGCGAGGAGACGGGGCTGCCGATCACCATCGCCGAGGACCCGCTGACCTGCGTCGTGCGCGGGACGGGCAAGGTCCTCGACGAGCTGGACCTGCTCCGCCAGATCCAGATCGCCTAG
- a CDS encoding phosphate/phosphite/phosphonate ABC transporter substrate-binding protein — MKRAYRGVGVALLACVVGALVCACGREPAPESPQPPAAAVTGGITIALLPERNVFEQKKRYQPLQDYLSRACGCAVTFKLLDNYQLIFSEIMESRVDGAFFGSMNGAISLLRGAVEMLARPVDLKGVSTYQGVIFTRAGSDVTIDPRTWRDKRIALVNKATTAGYLYPLALLRHSGYTADPAAFFRAMSFTGSHDAAMLSVFKGEADLGACKNTVYDEQLREHPEIAETLRVLGESAAVPSNGLGVRSGLDPALKAKLREALLGMHQNEDGQRVLRQIGTQRFIATDRADYEPVFAMARDAGVDLAGWPLRDLH, encoded by the coding sequence GTGAAGCGCGCGTACCGCGGTGTCGGGGTGGCCCTCCTGGCGTGCGTTGTCGGCGCGCTCGTCTGCGCGTGCGGGCGGGAGCCCGCCCCGGAGTCCCCCCAGCCGCCCGCCGCGGCAGTTACGGGCGGCATCACGATCGCGTTGCTGCCCGAGCGCAACGTCTTCGAGCAGAAGAAGCGCTACCAGCCCCTCCAGGACTACCTCTCGCGCGCCTGCGGCTGCGCCGTGACCTTCAAGCTCCTCGACAACTACCAGCTCATCTTCAGCGAGATCATGGAGAGCCGCGTCGACGGCGCCTTCTTCGGGAGCATGAACGGCGCCATCTCGCTGCTGCGCGGCGCCGTCGAGATGCTCGCGCGCCCCGTCGACCTCAAGGGGGTCTCGACGTACCAGGGCGTGATCTTCACCCGCGCCGGCAGCGACGTGACGATCGACCCGAGGACGTGGCGGGACAAGCGCATCGCGCTCGTCAACAAGGCCACGACCGCCGGCTACCTCTACCCCCTGGCCCTGCTGCGCCACTCGGGCTACACCGCCGACCCCGCGGCGTTCTTCCGCGCGATGTCCTTCACCGGCAGCCACGACGCGGCGATGCTCTCGGTCTTCAAGGGCGAGGCCGACCTCGGCGCCTGCAAGAACACCGTCTACGACGAGCAGCTGCGCGAGCACCCGGAGATCGCGGAGACGCTCCGGGTGCTCGGCGAATCCGCCGCCGTGCCCTCCAACGGCCTCGGCGTGCGATCCGGGCTGGACCCGGCGCTCAAGGCGAAGCTGCGCGAAGCGCTCCTCGGCATGCACCAGAACGAGGACGGGCAGCGCGTGCTGCGCCAGATCGGGACCCAGCGCTTCATCGCGACGGACCGGGCCGACTACGAGCCGGTCTTCGCGATGGCGCGCGACGCCGGCGTCGACCTCGCGGGTTGGCCGCTGCGCGACCTGCACTAG